GGCGACCGCCTCCTGTTTAACCGGAATGAACTGGTGGGTCAAATACCATGCTAACTTCTTGAGTGTTACTATCAATTTAATAATTTTTAACAAGTACTATTTAAATAGCTGCGTTAACCTGGATTTTTAACGAGACAATCAATCGTGAACTTTTCGGATCATTTCTCTTCCCAGGCAAGCGAGTACGCTAAGTACCGCCCCCGCTATCCAGAAGCACTGTTTGAGTACTTAGCCGCCATAACGCCGGAGCGCGAACTGGCTTGGGATTGTGGGACAGGCAACGGTCAAGTTGCTCTGAGTCTGACTGCCTACTTTCAGCAAATTTATGGGACTGATGCCAGTGAAAAGCAAATTGCTCAAGCTTTTGGGCACGATCGCATTCGTTACTGGGCCACCACAGCCGAACGCACCGAAATTCCCAATAGTTCGATCGATCTGATTACTGTCGGTCAAGCTCTCCACTGGTTCAACTTGGAAGAGTTTTATCAAGAAGTGCGGCGTGTCCTCAAACCGACGGGAGCGATCGCGGTTTGGTGCTACGGGTTTTTTACTATTCCCTCTGCTAATGAGCAACTTAATCAAGCCCTACACGAATATTATCAGACAGTTGAACCGTTTTGGCCTCCAGAAAGAAAATTGGTAGAGGAACAGTATCAAACTATTCCTTTTCCTTTTGTTGAACTAACACCACCGCCCTTTTCTATGACTTGCGAGTGGACTGCTGAAGAACTTATTGGGTATTTAAGAACTTGGTCAGCCACGCAAAGATTTATCGCTGAGTATGGTATTGAGGAAATTACAAAATTATGCGATCGCATCGCCGCCGCTTGGGGTTATCTCCAAGAAACTAAGCTCATTTCTTGGCCTCTTTCCCTCAGAGTTGGTAATCGATTGTAGTGCTGTTACTTCTCATCTATTCTCTTATCCTTACACAATCGCGCCTCCCCAGGATAATCGCAGCTAATTTTTTTATTTATTTCTCTCTTTAGATAGAGGTGTTAATACTTTTGGAGTGGGAAGGTTAGATGGATTACCCTGGAACTTATAATAAAAGCCCCGTTCTTTCGGGGCTATTTTTTTAGCGATTATTAAAATTTTAACCAATTTACTACAACAAGAGCGTCCAGGCGTCAAGCAAATACCAGGGGACTGAAGAAAACCGAAAAGACAAGGACGATCGCGATCGTACTAAGGTTATTCCCTCTTTTTCCGGGAAAAGTAGATGATTGTGTAACGTTTGCGCC
The nucleotide sequence above comes from Argonema galeatum A003/A1. Encoded proteins:
- a CDS encoding class I SAM-dependent methyltransferase produces the protein MNFSDHFSSQASEYAKYRPRYPEALFEYLAAITPERELAWDCGTGNGQVALSLTAYFQQIYGTDASEKQIAQAFGHDRIRYWATTAERTEIPNSSIDLITVGQALHWFNLEEFYQEVRRVLKPTGAIAVWCYGFFTIPSANEQLNQALHEYYQTVEPFWPPERKLVEEQYQTIPFPFVELTPPPFSMTCEWTAEELIGYLRTWSATQRFIAEYGIEEITKLCDRIAAAWGYLQETKLISWPLSLRVGNRL